A genomic stretch from Colwellia sp. Arc7-635 includes:
- the rpsR gene encoding 30S ribosomal protein S18, giving the protein MSRFFRRRKFCRFSAEGAAAIDYKDTAVLKNYITESGKIVPSRITGTNAKYQRQLGRAIKRARYLALLPYTDLHK; this is encoded by the coding sequence ATGTCTCGTTTTTTTAGACGTCGCAAGTTCTGCCGCTTTTCAGCGGAAGGTGCTGCTGCAATCGATTATAAAGATACAGCTGTACTAAAAAACTATATCACTGAAAGTGGTAAAATTGTTCCAAGCCGTATTACAGGTACAAATGCTAAATATCAACGTCAACTTGGTCGTGCGATCAAGCGTGCTCGTTACTTAGCGTTATTACCATATACTGATTTACATAAGTAA
- the priB gene encoding primosomal replication protein N, which produces MNNSQENCLVLTGHVVKPPKTSTSPAGIQHCQFSMDHKSIQNEAGMNRQAFVRIQVVATGKVSQHLTRDLIEGCNVKVTGFINRHESRNGNPLLVLHAQQIEMI; this is translated from the coding sequence ATGAATAATAGCCAAGAGAATTGCTTAGTATTGACCGGACATGTGGTAAAGCCACCTAAAACGTCAACTAGCCCAGCGGGTATTCAGCACTGTCAGTTTTCAATGGACCACAAGTCTATTCAAAATGAAGCAGGCATGAACAGACAAGCGTTTGTTCGGATACAAGTTGTTGCAACCGGCAAAGTGTCACAACACTTAACTCGTGATTTAATTGAAGGCTGTAATGTTAAAGTGACTGGTTTTATAAACCGTCATGAATCTAGAAACGGTAATCCGCTTTTAGTATTACATGCCCAACAAATTGAAATGATTTAA
- the rplI gene encoding 50S ribosomal protein L9, whose protein sequence is MEVILLDKIAKLGGLGDKVTVKSGYARNFLLPKGKAVFASKANVEHFEARRADLEKKLAEQLTASEARAAKLTELAEITIASKAGDEGKLFGSIGTRDIADAITEAGVEVVKAEVRLPLGSIRETGEFDIVIHVHNDVDATVKVVVIAQA, encoded by the coding sequence ATGGAAGTAATACTTCTTGATAAAATCGCCAAATTAGGCGGCCTTGGTGACAAGGTAACAGTTAAATCTGGTTACGCTCGTAACTTTTTATTACCAAAAGGTAAAGCTGTTTTTGCCTCTAAAGCAAACGTTGAGCACTTTGAAGCTCGCCGCGCTGATTTAGAGAAAAAACTTGCTGAGCAACTAACTGCTTCAGAAGCACGTGCTGCTAAATTAACTGAATTGGCTGAAATCACTATCGCTTCTAAAGCTGGTGATGAAGGTAAATTATTCGGTTCAATTGGTACTCGTGATATTGCTGATGCAATCACTGAAGCTGGCGTTGAAGTTGTTAAAGCTGAAGTACGTTTACCTTTAGGTAGCATTCGTGAAACAGGTGAATTCGATATCGTAATTCACGTGCACAACGATGTAGACGCAACTGTTAAAGTTGTTGTTATTGCACAAGCTTAA
- a CDS encoding pyridoxal-phosphate dependent enzyme, whose protein sequence is MSPLSVLQSINHPIFTQHKISVQIKRDDQIDSIISGNKWRKLKYNLRHAKATGAKGIITFGGCFSNHIHACAFACQQQGLSVLGIIRGEEQNQNNYTLAWAKYWGMKLSFVDRKTYRMRDDESYLQQLQQQYPDHLIIPEGGSNTLALTGMAEVIDELNQQGQFDTLLTPVGSGGTFAGLILGDNNQHNLLGISVLKQEDYLVKKVNDLLPEHAKAHTNWQIMNQFHCGGYAKFSPNDAERIRSFSQAVGINFEPVYSGKMLLALLDLITAGYFPAEHRIVMLHTGGLQGLAGMYQRGILNPAEWPSLPVPPAQ, encoded by the coding sequence ATGTCTCCGCTATCCGTTTTACAGTCAATTAACCATCCTATTTTTACCCAACATAAAATATCGGTTCAGATCAAACGTGATGATCAAATAGATAGCATCATTTCTGGTAATAAATGGCGCAAGCTTAAATACAACTTAAGACATGCAAAAGCTACGGGTGCTAAAGGTATTATTACTTTTGGCGGTTGTTTTTCGAATCATATTCACGCTTGTGCGTTTGCCTGCCAGCAGCAGGGGTTATCTGTTCTCGGTATTATTCGTGGAGAAGAGCAAAATCAAAATAATTATACACTAGCTTGGGCGAAATATTGGGGGATGAAGCTCTCTTTTGTTGACCGAAAAACTTATCGTATGCGCGATGATGAAAGTTATTTACAACAGTTACAGCAACAATACCCCGATCATCTGATTATTCCAGAAGGCGGCAGTAATACGCTTGCTTTAACAGGGATGGCTGAAGTTATTGATGAATTAAATCAACAAGGGCAATTTGATACGCTATTAACGCCCGTAGGCAGTGGCGGAACCTTTGCGGGCTTGATATTAGGTGATAATAATCAACATAACTTACTGGGTATTTCAGTATTAAAACAAGAGGATTATCTAGTAAAAAAAGTCAATGACTTGCTGCCTGAGCACGCTAAAGCCCATACTAACTGGCAGATTATGAATCAGTTTCATTGTGGCGGCTACGCAAAATTTAGCCCGAACGACGCCGAAAGAATACGTAGCTTTAGTCAAGCCGTTGGCATTAACTTTGAGCCTGTTTATTCAGGAAAAATGTTGCTAGCGCTACTAGATTTAATCACAGCGGGATATTTTCCTGCTGAACATCGTATTGTCATGCTACACACTGGCGGATTACAAGGTTTAGCGGGTATGTATCAGCGAGGTATACTTAACCCAGCTGAATGGCCTTCGCTACCTGTGCCACCGGCTCAGTGA
- a CDS encoding EAL domain-containing protein, whose product MLSKIKPIQQTKTKVLLMTFLLFYFLVCTFSTLAVYQVQNNQHHAIEAFNFNDQQLENYAKVPTLSSGHLVRLDTADEEYSRQLIITNSRWSLNFSQPLYLVLTSPLFLVFTFMLLLTALALREYMQRQLNALLKSWQKLESWANLSLIHGTTQAVPMDNISTETDAIILAIHQLQQRIHENVASDISSDQSIRASALLDQETHIGNRAFFDNRLQAFIKGEDAQGAVLLIQFKEIEVVQSLYGYQQAMSLLSTLIQVTKQRLEDHPSYFLARHSDYELSVLLPGVYIPEVKKFSDRLLKNLQAVVTPIGINSDEFIHIGISYFSHEQAPYQIMSEADMALRSAQLQGPSQWFMFEAGELEEVKAQGSLKWRTLLSSAIANNGFVIFFQPIIACDNTKVLHHEVLSKVRDKKGNLISARVFLPMAKKCGLTVKMDLLILEQVCRVLAQEKKLQDDCSINVAIDSLLSNGFGEQFLAIVNKFPGVAGRLMMEVSEYQLVNHLKELQPVIASLSAAGIRIVADKVGQYVVSAHYLNVYPIYAMKLHSSIVIDIDKKTENQVFIQSLKTLAAPKNIAIYALGVEKQSEWRLLVQLGLKGGQGHFFTEPVAQVAKAIQLG is encoded by the coding sequence ATGCTGTCAAAGATTAAACCGATACAACAAACCAAAACCAAAGTATTACTTATGACGTTTTTGTTGTTTTATTTTCTAGTTTGTACGTTTTCTACTTTGGCTGTTTATCAAGTACAAAATAATCAACATCATGCCATAGAGGCCTTTAACTTTAATGACCAGCAACTGGAAAATTATGCCAAGGTGCCGACGCTTTCAAGCGGGCATTTGGTTCGCTTAGATACTGCTGATGAAGAATACTCAAGACAGTTAATCATTACGAACAGTCGCTGGTCTTTAAACTTTTCACAGCCACTTTATCTTGTGCTTACTTCACCATTATTTTTGGTTTTTACCTTTATGCTTTTACTCACCGCATTGGCATTACGTGAATATATGCAGCGGCAGCTTAATGCTTTGCTTAAATCATGGCAAAAACTAGAAAGTTGGGCCAATCTATCGCTGATTCACGGCACTACTCAAGCTGTTCCTATGGATAATATATCGACTGAAACTGATGCCATTATTTTAGCTATCCATCAACTTCAACAACGTATTCATGAAAACGTTGCTAGCGATATTTCCTCAGATCAAAGTATTCGAGCTAGCGCTCTACTTGATCAAGAGACACATATTGGCAACCGTGCTTTTTTCGATAATCGTTTACAAGCTTTTATAAAAGGAGAAGATGCACAAGGTGCGGTACTGCTAATTCAGTTTAAAGAAATTGAAGTCGTACAAAGTTTATATGGCTACCAGCAAGCTATGTCACTTTTATCAACGCTTATCCAAGTGACAAAGCAAAGGCTAGAAGACCACCCAAGCTATTTTCTTGCTCGTCATAGTGATTATGAATTATCGGTGTTATTGCCGGGTGTTTATATACCAGAGGTTAAGAAGTTTTCCGATCGCTTATTGAAAAACTTACAAGCGGTGGTAACTCCCATTGGAATTAATAGCGATGAATTTATTCATATCGGTATTAGCTATTTTAGCCATGAGCAAGCTCCGTATCAGATCATGTCAGAAGCTGATATGGCATTGCGCTCAGCGCAGCTACAAGGGCCTTCTCAGTGGTTTATGTTTGAAGCGGGTGAGTTAGAAGAGGTGAAAGCACAGGGGTCGTTAAAGTGGCGTACATTGCTCAGTTCGGCAATAGCAAATAACGGTTTTGTTATTTTCTTCCAACCGATTATTGCTTGTGATAATACCAAGGTTCTACATCATGAAGTATTGTCAAAAGTTCGTGATAAAAAGGGTAACCTGATCAGCGCTAGAGTTTTTTTACCTATGGCTAAAAAATGTGGCTTGACTGTTAAAATGGATTTGCTGATCCTAGAGCAAGTGTGTCGAGTGCTAGCCCAGGAGAAAAAATTACAAGATGATTGCAGTATCAATGTAGCAATCGATTCACTATTATCAAATGGCTTTGGCGAGCAGTTTTTAGCGATAGTGAATAAGTTTCCTGGAGTTGCGGGTCGATTAATGATGGAAGTGAGCGAATATCAATTAGTTAATCATCTGAAAGAGTTACAGCCTGTTATCGCTAGTTTAAGCGCGGCCGGTATCAGAATTGTCGCAGATAAAGTCGGACAATATGTGGTTAGTGCTCACTATCTTAATGTTTATCCAATATATGCGATGAAATTGCATAGCAGTATTGTCATCGATATTGATAAAAAAACTGAAAACCAAGTTTTCATTCAAAGCTTGAAAACCTTAGCCGCTCCAAAAAATATTGCTATTTATGCGCTCGGGGTTGAAAAACAAAGTGAGTGGCGCCTTTTAGTTCAGCTTGGCCTTAAAGGTGGACAAGGTCATTTTTTCACTGAGCCGGTGGCACAGGTAGCGAAGGCCATTCAGCTGGGTTAA
- the rpsF gene encoding 30S ribosomal protein S6, which produces MRHYEIVFMVHPDQSEQVPAMIQRYSDIVTNAEGKIHRLEDWGRRQLAYPINKLHKAHYVLINIEAPQAAIDELETSFRYNDVVIRNMIMRTKDAVTEASAMAVAKEDRRDERREVKKEVTDAPATEASDVEAPVAEAPKAEEAASEE; this is translated from the coding sequence ATGCGTCATTACGAAATCGTATTTATGGTTCACCCTGACCAGAGTGAACAAGTACCAGCTATGATTCAGCGTTACAGTGACATCGTCACTAATGCTGAAGGCAAAATCCACCGTCTTGAAGACTGGGGCCGTCGCCAATTAGCTTACCCAATCAATAAATTGCACAAAGCACACTATGTTTTAATTAACATTGAAGCGCCTCAAGCAGCTATTGATGAATTAGAAACTTCTTTCCGTTATAACGATGTTGTTATACGTAACATGATCATGCGTACTAAAGACGCGGTTACTGAAGCTTCAGCTATGGCTGTTGCTAAAGAAGACCGTCGTGATGAGCGTCGCGAAGTGAAGAAAGAGGTTACTGACGCACCAGCTACTGAAGCATCAGATGTTGAAGCACCAGTTGCCGAAGCACCAAAAGCAGAAGAAGCTGCGAGCGAAGAATAA